The Candidatus Methylomirabilota bacterium genome has a window encoding:
- a CDS encoding acetate--CoA ligase family protein produces the protein MTDRAPGKGSLAAFFEPRSVAVVGASRNPAKVGGSVLANLVSGRFDGRIIPVNARSETVQGLRAVPSILDAEEPVDLAVITVPGPQVLPVLKECARKGVAGAIVISAGFRETAGEGQAREAELRAWLRDQPMRILGPNSLGWIRPARRLNATFAPGMPPAGRIGFISHSGALAVAILDWSRGRRMGFSLFASLGNQADLTETDVLREAASDGETGVIAAYLEGVADGRAFFEALREAATVKPVVVLKAGRSAEGARAVSSHTGALAGSDRAFEAAVRQAGALRVTRIEELFDVARALESQPLPRGRRLLIMTNGGGLGIVAADAARDVRLTIPTLGEETRRRLRAVLPATAGLTNPVDLIGDADAARFSDALHAVGSADVADTALVLLTAQAGTDSSQVARAIIGATRGWTIPVVAAFVGGGRVAPGAAALEEAGIPCYPFPERAVTALAGMATVAEGRLLRRAAAPRLAPDRGAEARQALRRAAAGGLGLLELTPLLEGYGLRVAAGRMATTPQQAAGVAQAIGFPVAVKIVSPDIVHKTDAGGISLDLDSAESVVQATSAMLARVAQRRPEARVSGVLVQPMVPVGQELLVGAVRDPQFGPVVVVGFGGVYVEVLGDTAARLAPVTVDEARGMLGELKMAPVLAGARGRAPVDLPMLADAISRFSMLAAETPELSEVEINPLVVDARGAVVVDARATLVATTSPATLPGGPPAAVARRD, from the coding sequence GTGACGGATCGGGCCCCAGGCAAGGGCTCTCTGGCTGCGTTCTTCGAGCCGCGGAGCGTCGCCGTCGTCGGGGCGTCTCGAAACCCGGCCAAGGTCGGCGGCAGCGTTCTGGCGAATCTGGTGTCGGGACGGTTCGACGGACGCATCATCCCCGTCAACGCGCGGTCCGAGACGGTGCAGGGCCTGCGCGCCGTGCCCTCCATCCTGGACGCCGAGGAGCCGGTCGATCTGGCCGTCATCACGGTGCCGGGCCCCCAGGTGTTGCCGGTCCTGAAGGAGTGCGCGCGGAAGGGCGTCGCCGGGGCCATCGTCATCTCGGCCGGGTTCCGGGAGACGGCCGGGGAGGGGCAAGCGCGAGAAGCGGAGCTGCGCGCCTGGCTTCGGGATCAGCCGATGCGTATCCTCGGCCCGAACTCGCTCGGGTGGATCCGGCCGGCTCGCCGGCTCAACGCGACCTTCGCGCCGGGCATGCCGCCGGCCGGGCGCATCGGCTTCATCTCGCATTCCGGTGCGCTCGCCGTGGCCATCCTCGACTGGTCCCGCGGACGCCGGATGGGATTCTCGCTCTTCGCCAGTCTCGGCAACCAGGCTGACCTGACCGAGACCGACGTGTTGCGCGAAGCCGCCTCGGATGGCGAGACGGGGGTCATCGCCGCGTACCTGGAGGGCGTCGCCGACGGCCGGGCGTTTTTCGAGGCCCTGCGCGAGGCGGCGACGGTGAAGCCGGTGGTGGTGCTCAAGGCCGGTCGGTCGGCCGAGGGGGCGCGCGCCGTGTCGTCCCACACCGGCGCCCTGGCCGGTTCCGACCGGGCCTTCGAGGCGGCGGTGAGGCAGGCGGGTGCCCTGCGGGTGACGCGCATCGAAGAGCTCTTCGACGTGGCCCGGGCGTTGGAGAGCCAACCGCTGCCGCGCGGGCGTCGCCTGCTCATCATGACCAACGGGGGCGGCCTCGGCATCGTGGCCGCGGACGCCGCCCGCGACGTCCGCCTCACCATACCGACGCTGGGGGAAGAGACGCGGCGACGGTTGCGAGCGGTGTTGCCTGCGACGGCCGGGCTGACCAACCCGGTCGATCTGATCGGCGACGCCGACGCCGCCCGCTTCAGCGACGCCCTGCACGCCGTGGGGTCGGCCGATGTCGCCGACACGGCGCTCGTGCTCCTCACGGCCCAGGCCGGAACCGACTCCAGCCAGGTGGCCCGGGCCATCATCGGGGCGACGCGAGGGTGGACGATTCCCGTGGTGGCGGCGTTCGTGGGAGGCGGCAGGGTCGCGCCCGGTGCGGCCGCCCTCGAAGAGGCCGGCATTCCCTGCTACCCGTTTCCCGAGCGGGCAGTCACCGCGCTGGCGGGAATGGCAACGGTGGCCGAGGGCCGGCTGCTCCGTCGCGCCGCCGCGCCCCGGCTGGCTCCGGACCGGGGCGCCGAAGCCCGGCAGGCGCTCCGTCGCGCCGCGGCAGGTGGCCTCGGCCTCCTCGAGCTCACGCCTCTTCTCGAGGGCTACGGTCTTCGTGTCGCGGCCGGGCGAATGGCGACGACCCCGCAGCAGGCGGCGGGGGTGGCGCAGGCCATCGGCTTTCCCGTGGCCGTCAAGATCGTGTCGCCGGATATCGTCCACAAGACCGACGCCGGCGGGATCAGCCTCGATCTCGATTCCGCCGAGAGCGTCGTGCAGGCGACGAGCGCCATGCTGGCCCGCGTCGCCCAGCGCCGGCCCGAGGCCCGCGTGAGCGGCGTTCTGGTCCAGCCCATGGTGCCGGTGGGGCAGGAGCTCCTCGTGGGCGCGGTCCGGGACCCGCAGTTCGGCCCCGTCGTCGTGGTCGGCTTCGGCGGGGTCTACGTGGAAGTGCTGGGCGACACCGCCGCCCGGCTGGCACCGGTGACAGTGGACGAGGCTCGTGGGATGCTTGGCGAGCTCAAGATGGCGCCTGTGCTTGCCGGCGCTCGCGGAAGAGCGCCGGTCGATCTCCCCATGCTCGCGGACGCGATCAGCCGCTTTTCCATGCTGGCGGCGGAGACGCCGGAGCTGTCGGAGGTCGAGATCAACCCGCTCGTGGTTGACGCTCGCGGAGCGGTCGTCGTCGACGCCCGGGCCACGCTGGTCGCCACAACCAGCCCGGCGACGCTGCCCGGCGGCCCCCCGGCGGCGGTGGCGAGGAGAGACTGA
- a CDS encoding universal stress protein, with product MARAKEFRVVVATDGSAGGRAAVAVAATFPWPARARVLGVVARSRPPLAAEWPGPLWAAVDESLDRVAVAARRVLRGRWPTAEVVVLDKPPVEAILAEARGAAVIVVGSRGHGALGRLVLGSVSRDVVRKAACSTLVVKGQPEVVRRMVVGIDGSANARRAVDFVARLPAPRGGQVMLVRALEPLRIGSLGLMPAGVRSVLAGQLAADREAQTRTARRELAAASAVLKRAGWSVRSAIRWGIPIDELLAACRTGDAHVLVVGARGTGGVARMLLGSAAEGALSRSRIPVLIVR from the coding sequence ATGGCGCGAGCGAAGGAATTTCGCGTCGTGGTGGCGACGGACGGGTCGGCGGGCGGACGGGCCGCGGTGGCCGTGGCCGCCACGTTTCCCTGGCCCGCCCGGGCTCGGGTGCTGGGGGTGGTGGCGCGGTCGCGTCCGCCCCTGGCCGCCGAGTGGCCCGGACCGCTGTGGGCCGCGGTCGATGAAAGCCTCGATCGTGTGGCGGTGGCCGCCCGCCGGGTGCTGCGGGGCCGGTGGCCGACCGCCGAGGTCGTCGTGCTCGACAAGCCGCCGGTGGAAGCGATCCTGGCCGAAGCCCGCGGTGCCGCCGTCATCGTGGTCGGCTCCCGCGGCCACGGAGCGCTGGGCCGGCTGGTGCTGGGCAGCGTCTCGCGGGACGTCGTGCGCAAGGCCGCCTGCTCCACGCTCGTCGTCAAGGGACAGCCGGAAGTCGTGCGCCGCATGGTCGTGGGCATCGATGGTTCGGCCAACGCGCGGAGAGCGGTCGACTTCGTGGCCAGGCTGCCGGCGCCCCGCGGCGGTCAGGTGATGCTCGTGCGCGCGTTGGAACCCCTGCGCATCGGCTCCCTCGGACTGATGCCGGCGGGTGTGCGAAGTGTCCTGGCCGGCCAGCTGGCGGCCGACCGCGAGGCCCAGACGCGGACGGCCCGCCGGGAGCTCGCGGCCGCCAGCGCCGTGCTCAAGCGAGCGGGCTGGAGCGTCCGCAGCGCGATTCGATGGGGAATTCCGATCGACGAGTTGCTGGCGGCCTGCCGCACCGGCGATGCCCACGTCCTCGTGGTGGGGGCCCGGGGCACCGGCGGCGTCGCCCGTATGCTGCTGGGCAGCGCCGCCGAGGGCGCGCTCTCTCGTTCGCGCATTCCCGTGCTGATCGTGCGCTAG
- a CDS encoding ABC transporter substrate-binding protein, giving the protein MVRTALNRVNALLITAESVSGSSSTIPGVVRYELRNLSTGVFDVEHMARGVLWCHWAARTPAERAEFVRHFTDLLERLYVPHVRHSRWVSVLRSTDVIDGNHATVKWKIGTLRMTAAIEFRLRLQDGRWRIFDVVLDGQSFIAAGRQEFDQKIRTSSYAAVVREMPHWDSLAFIGPDTALAPTADGPEPARHAW; this is encoded by the coding sequence GTGGTTCGCACGGCGCTCAATCGCGTCAACGCGTTGCTGATCACCGCCGAGTCCGTCTCCGGTTCGTCGAGCACGATACCCGGAGTTGTCCGCTACGAGCTTCGCAATCTCTCCACCGGCGTCTTCGACGTCGAGCACATGGCGCGAGGCGTGCTGTGGTGCCACTGGGCGGCCCGGACGCCCGCTGAACGCGCGGAGTTCGTTCGCCACTTCACCGATCTGCTCGAGCGCCTGTACGTCCCGCACGTGCGTCACAGTCGGTGGGTCAGCGTCCTGCGTTCGACCGACGTGATCGACGGCAATCACGCCACGGTCAAATGGAAGATCGGCACTCTGCGCATGACCGCCGCCATCGAGTTCCGGCTTCGCCTGCAGGACGGCCGCTGGAGAATCTTCGACGTCGTGCTCGATGGCCAGAGCTTCATCGCGGCGGGCCGTCAGGAGTTCGACCAGAAGATCCGGACCTCGTCCTATGCGGCGGTCGTGCGCGAGATGCCCCACTGGGACAGCCTCGCCTTCATCGGGCCGGACACGGCCCTGGCCCCCACGGCGGACGGGCCCGAGCCCGCCCGCCACGCCTGGTGA
- a CDS encoding septal ring lytic transglycosylase RlpA family protein, with protein sequence MPTARMLARRRLGPLCLVAALAACATPVRTRPVPVAVGNEESGLASWYGHPFHGRRTASGEVYDMRRMTAAHRTMPFGTWVRVTNLDTGRSVDVRINDRGPFKRGRIIDVSYAAARVLGAVSRGVIPVRVRVIALSDERVGER encoded by the coding sequence ATGCCGACAGCGCGAATGCTGGCGCGACGCCGCCTCGGGCCGCTGTGCCTGGTGGCCGCGCTCGCTGCGTGCGCCACGCCGGTGCGCACGCGTCCCGTCCCCGTTGCCGTCGGCAACGAGGAGTCCGGGCTGGCGTCCTGGTATGGCCATCCCTTCCACGGCCGGCGGACGGCGAGCGGGGAGGTCTACGACATGCGTCGCATGACCGCCGCGCACCGCACCATGCCGTTCGGGACCTGGGTGCGCGTGACCAACCTCGACACGGGGCGATCGGTCGACGTCCGCATCAACGACCGGGGGCCGTTCAAGAGGGGACGCATCATCGATGTGTCCTACGCGGCCGCGCGCGTCCTGGGGGCGGTAAGTCGGGGAGTCATTCCCGTGCGCGTGCGGGTGATCGCGCTTTCCGACGAACGGGTGGGGGAGCGCTAG
- a CDS encoding IS1380 family transposase, with protein MATPCIAQVTFQGEGFVRPVVARFDTPHASSDGGAILLKSVDTHLGLTKRLAGCLVDERQPGKIRHQTIELIRQRVFGLACGYADCNDAARRADDAIHKLLVERDPLAGLALASQPTLSRFENAVGWPELRDMAHALADTVIAQQQRRLKGRAARITIDLDPTDDPTHGQQEFTFFNGHYDTWCYLPVVATVTFNEEAEQFAVAAVLRPGNAPAGRGARGILRRLLAKLRTAFPTATFRVRLDGGFASPKLFAFLEREQVEYVVAMASNPRLATRARRLMGKARVRSRQTGQTAHLYGETRYAAEKWTHKRRVIIKAEVVRHPGRAPKNNPRFVVTNLADPPQAVYEFYCGRGDVENRLKELHHGLEMDRTSCSRFLANQFRVLLTLAAYILLQDLRRRAATTTCADAQVTTLRERLIKLAVWVERSVRRIVLHLPTTFPWLSTWRQIARAVGATL; from the coding sequence ATGGCCACACCCTGTATAGCGCAAGTCACCTTCCAGGGCGAGGGATTCGTAAGGCCGGTCGTCGCCCGCTTCGACACGCCTCACGCCAGTTCCGATGGCGGCGCCATCCTGCTCAAGAGCGTCGATACCCACCTGGGCCTGACCAAGCGGTTGGCTGGCTGTCTGGTCGACGAGCGCCAGCCCGGCAAGATCCGGCATCAGACTATCGAGCTGATTCGCCAGCGCGTGTTCGGGCTGGCCTGTGGCTACGCCGACTGCAACGACGCCGCCCGGCGGGCCGACGACGCCATCCACAAACTGCTGGTCGAGCGCGATCCCCTCGCCGGGCTCGCGCTGGCCTCGCAGCCGACGCTGTCGCGGTTCGAGAACGCCGTCGGGTGGCCGGAATTGCGCGACATGGCGCACGCGCTGGCCGACACCGTGATCGCGCAGCAGCAGCGGCGGCTCAAGGGGCGCGCCGCCCGGATCACGATCGACCTCGATCCCACCGACGACCCGACCCACGGCCAGCAGGAGTTCACCTTCTTCAATGGCCACTACGACACCTGGTGCTACCTGCCCGTGGTGGCCACCGTGACCTTCAACGAGGAGGCCGAGCAGTTCGCGGTGGCGGCGGTGCTGCGGCCGGGCAATGCGCCCGCCGGGCGTGGCGCCCGCGGGATCTTGCGCCGCTTGCTGGCCAAGTTGCGGACGGCCTTTCCGACGGCCACGTTCCGGGTGCGCTTGGACGGCGGCTTTGCCAGCCCCAAACTGTTCGCGTTCCTGGAGCGCGAGCAGGTCGAGTACGTCGTGGCGATGGCCAGCAATCCTCGGCTCGCGACGCGCGCCCGCCGGCTGATGGGCAAGGCCCGCGTGCGCTCGCGCCAGACGGGCCAGACCGCCCATCTGTACGGCGAGACGCGGTACGCCGCGGAGAAATGGACCCACAAGCGGCGCGTGATTATCAAGGCCGAGGTCGTCCGCCATCCGGGCCGCGCCCCCAAGAACAACCCGCGCTTCGTCGTTACCAACCTCGCCGACCCCCCTCAGGCGGTTTACGAGTTCTACTGCGGACGGGGCGACGTGGAGAACCGGCTCAAGGAGCTGCATCACGGGCTGGAGATGGACCGAACCAGTTGCTCGCGCTTTCTGGCCAACCAGTTCCGCGTGCTGCTCACGCTGGCCGCCTACATCTTGCTCCAGGACCTGCGCCGTCGGGCGGCCACGACCACCTGTGCCGACGCCCAGGTCACCACGCTGCGCGAGCGGCTGATCAAACTGGCGGTGTGGGTCGAGCGTTCGGTGCGGCGGATCGTGCTGCACCTGCCCACGACGTTTCCCTGGCTCTCGACGTGGCGCCAGATCGCCCGCGCCGTCGGCGCGACCTTGTAG
- a CDS encoding response regulator, producing the protein MPHVLVIEDEPTLLELLVLAIESHGYEVTGVPRASQALDVVDRLHPALIVLDVVMPPKELDGIQFLFNLRKKPAAAEIPVIVVSGLANVINPHTAKHLGVRGLHLKPFETRELLAQIDTLLGQP; encoded by the coding sequence ATGCCACACGTCCTGGTCATCGAGGATGAGCCCACACTTCTCGAGCTGCTGGTGCTCGCGATCGAGAGCCACGGTTACGAGGTGACCGGGGTACCGCGGGCATCTCAGGCGCTCGACGTCGTGGACCGGCTGCACCCGGCCCTCATCGTGCTCGACGTCGTCATGCCGCCCAAGGAGCTCGACGGCATCCAGTTCCTCTTCAATCTCCGCAAGAAGCCGGCGGCCGCCGAAATTCCGGTGATCGTGGTCTCCGGGCTGGCCAACGTCATCAACCCGCACACCGCGAAGCACCTGGGCGTGCGAGGCCTGCACCTCAAGCCGTTCGAGACGCGAGAGCTACTGGCGCAGATCGACACGCTGCTCGGCCAGCCCTAG
- a CDS encoding RidA family protein, with translation MAVTRSYIDLARDRSRGIDALRGSSVPAVFSDAVRVELPGCSLIFISGKVATDAEGRVVGRTMKEQTRQVLDNIKAVLEQEGGSFDDVVRVRVYVTQLDQQSLRDIHEVRAGYFREGRYPASTLVRVDQLVRDGALIEIDADAVLASR, from the coding sequence ATGGCGGTCACACGGAGCTACATCGATCTCGCCAGGGACCGATCACGCGGCATCGACGCCTTGCGGGGGAGCAGCGTGCCGGCGGTCTTCTCGGACGCCGTGCGGGTGGAGCTGCCCGGCTGCTCGCTGATCTTCATTTCCGGCAAGGTGGCCACCGACGCGGAGGGCCGCGTGGTCGGCCGGACCATGAAGGAGCAGACACGTCAGGTTCTCGACAACATCAAGGCCGTGCTGGAGCAGGAGGGCGGTAGCTTCGACGACGTGGTGCGTGTTCGCGTCTACGTGACGCAGCTCGACCAGCAGTCCCTGCGCGACATCCACGAGGTCCGCGCCGGCTATTTCCGTGAGGGGCGTTACCCGGCCAGCACCCTGGTACGCGTCGATCAGCTCGTGCGCGACGGCGCCCTCATCGAGATCGACGCCGACGCCGTGCTGGCGAGCCGCTGA
- a CDS encoding PHP domain-containing protein gives MPLLKGNLHAHTTFSDGLLSPHHLVEEYERLGYDFLAITDHDDLIGAAYWQALERLAPGLLLFHGVELSYTAFPQHVGKVLGDRETLYVLNHPARYKLSLEETLRRMEVIRADGLHLEAIEVTDTGLYRPVYHTDEIPLVKLATDDAHKPVHFGRAWIEVEAIRERDAIIRAIRAGDFQLGFRQAELPS, from the coding sequence ATGCCGCTCCTCAAGGGCAATCTGCACGCCCATACCACCTTCTCGGACGGTCTGCTGTCGCCGCACCACCTGGTAGAGGAATACGAGCGGCTGGGCTACGACTTTCTCGCCATCACCGACCACGACGACCTGATCGGTGCAGCGTACTGGCAGGCGCTCGAGCGGCTGGCGCCCGGGCTGCTGCTCTTTCACGGCGTGGAGCTCAGCTACACCGCCTTCCCGCAGCACGTGGGGAAGGTTCTGGGCGATCGCGAGACGCTCTACGTGCTGAATCATCCGGCGCGCTACAAGCTATCGCTGGAGGAGACGCTCCGGCGGATGGAGGTCATCCGGGCCGACGGCCTGCACCTCGAGGCCATCGAGGTCACCGACACCGGGCTCTATCGGCCCGTCTACCACACGGATGAGATCCCGCTGGTCAAGCTCGCCACCGACGACGCTCATAAGCCCGTGCACTTCGGACGGGCCTGGATCGAAGTCGAAGCCATTCGAGAGCGCGACGCGATCATCCGGGCCATCCGGGCTGGCGACTTCCAGCTGGGCTTCCGGCAGGCCGAGCTCCCGAGCTAG
- a CDS encoding MqnA/MqnD/SBP family protein: protein MRTIQIGHSPDADDAFMFYGLTAGKVAIPGVQIEHVLADIESLNRRARSSELEVTAISAAAYTLVADRYRLMEAGASMGKGYGPILVAREPVARERLADRVVAIPGSHTTASLLLRLYLPEEPPLIEVAFDKIPDAVLEGQADLGLLIHEGQITHETMGLVKVMDFGEAWQRDTGLPLPLGVNVMRRDLGEALHQAISRGLRESIAWAHANVDEALAYAMRYARGIDKETCRRFVLMYVNDYTVTLGAEGRAALERLYVMAHQRGLIPAVPPLDPV, encoded by the coding sequence ATGCGGACGATCCAGATCGGTCACAGCCCGGACGCCGATGACGCCTTCATGTTCTATGGCCTCACCGCCGGGAAGGTGGCGATCCCCGGCGTTCAGATCGAGCACGTGCTGGCGGACATCGAGTCGCTGAACCGGCGCGCTCGCTCCTCCGAGCTGGAGGTCACCGCGATCTCCGCCGCCGCCTACACCCTCGTCGCCGATCGCTACCGACTCATGGAGGCCGGCGCCTCCATGGGCAAAGGGTACGGGCCGATCCTGGTCGCGCGCGAACCGGTCGCGCGCGAACGCCTCGCCGACCGCGTCGTGGCCATTCCCGGCAGCCACACCACGGCTTCCTTGCTGCTCCGACTCTACCTGCCCGAGGAGCCGCCTCTCATCGAAGTGGCCTTCGACAAGATCCCCGACGCCGTGCTGGAAGGGCAGGCCGACCTCGGGCTGCTCATCCACGAGGGGCAGATCACCCATGAGACGATGGGGCTGGTGAAGGTCATGGACTTCGGCGAGGCCTGGCAGCGGGACACCGGGCTGCCGTTGCCGCTGGGCGTGAACGTGATGCGACGCGATCTCGGGGAGGCGCTGCACCAGGCCATCTCGCGTGGGCTGCGCGAATCCATCGCCTGGGCACACGCCAACGTCGACGAGGCGCTGGCCTACGCCATGCGTTACGCGCGCGGCATCGACAAGGAGACCTGCAGGCGCTTCGTGCTGATGTACGTCAACGACTACACGGTCACGCTGGGCGCCGAGGGCCGGGCCGCCCTGGAGCGGCTGTACGTGATGGCGCATCAACGGGGCTTGATCCCCGCCGTGCCCCCGCTGGATCCCGTCTAG
- the mqnC gene encoding cyclic dehypoxanthinyl futalosine synthase, translating to MEPTPERIRDKALQGKRLDREEGRWLLTRAPLLEAGELADEVRRARLPERAVTFVIDSNPNYTNVCVTDCQFCAFYRKPGDPEAYTLSVDEVLGKIEAAAARGATTVLLQGGHNPALTLEYYLTLVRETRRRFPDITPHFFTASEIQTMAQVAGLSIEDVLDRLWAAGQRTIPGGGAEVLSERVRRRIAPKKGGPGAWLDVHRQAHRRGFRSTATMMYGHVEEPDDILDHLDAIRDLQDRHRGFTAFVPWSFKPGNTLLEKWIKQYQGPNAYLRMLAVSRLYLDNVDHIQASWFSEGKRTGQIALHFGADDWGGTLFEENVHKAADYVNTITVEEITTLIREAGFTPVQRTTTYDVVRAW from the coding sequence GTGGAGCCGACGCCCGAACGGATTCGCGACAAGGCGCTCCAGGGAAAGCGTCTGGATCGGGAGGAGGGCCGCTGGCTGCTCACCCGGGCGCCGCTACTCGAGGCCGGGGAGCTGGCCGACGAGGTCCGGCGGGCCCGCCTGCCCGAGCGGGCCGTCACCTTCGTGATCGACTCCAACCCCAACTACACCAACGTGTGCGTCACCGACTGCCAGTTCTGCGCATTCTACCGGAAGCCCGGCGATCCCGAGGCCTACACGCTGTCGGTGGACGAGGTGCTCGGCAAGATCGAGGCGGCGGCGGCCCGGGGCGCCACCACGGTGCTGCTGCAGGGAGGGCACAACCCGGCCCTGACGCTCGAGTACTACCTGACCCTCGTGCGAGAAACCCGGCGCCGCTTTCCCGACATCACCCCGCACTTCTTCACCGCCTCCGAGATCCAGACCATGGCCCAGGTCGCCGGGCTCTCGATCGAGGACGTCCTGGATCGGCTGTGGGCCGCGGGCCAGCGGACGATTCCGGGCGGCGGCGCCGAGGTGCTCTCCGAACGGGTCCGCCGCCGCATCGCGCCCAAGAAGGGCGGTCCGGGCGCCTGGCTCGACGTGCACCGACAAGCGCACCGGCGCGGCTTCAGGTCCACGGCCACCATGATGTACGGCCACGTCGAGGAGCCGGACGACATCCTGGATCACCTCGACGCCATTCGCGATCTTCAAGATCGGCACCGAGGCTTCACCGCCTTCGTACCGTGGTCGTTCAAGCCGGGGAACACGCTGCTGGAGAAGTGGATCAAGCAGTACCAGGGCCCCAACGCCTACCTGAGGATGCTGGCCGTGTCCCGGCTCTACCTGGACAACGTCGACCACATCCAGGCCTCGTGGTTCTCCGAGGGCAAGCGGACGGGCCAGATCGCGCTGCATTTCGGCGCCGACGACTGGGGGGGCACGCTGTTCGAGGAGAACGTCCACAAGGCCGCCGACTACGTGAACACGATCACCGTCGAGGAGATCACCACGCTGATCCGGGAGGCCGGATTCACCCCCGTCCAGCGCACCACGACCTACGACGTCGTCCGGGCCTGGTAG
- the mqnE gene encoding aminofutalosine synthase MqnE codes for MRFADPRLQPLWEKLSRGERLGREDGLTLFETDDLLGVGRLADWAKAQREGDRVYFVINRHITPTNVCVLSCAFCDFARKKGAAGAYEHTIEDMVAMVREGVREVHIVGGHHPDWPFEYYERMIGGIHAAHPGVQIKAFTAAEIDYFWRRWKLEPKETLTRLKAAGLMSMPGGGAEIFSPRLARALRYTGKADADRWCEIHGIAHALGIPTNATMLYGHVETMAERVDHLLRLREQQDASGGFLTFVPLAYQVGTTRLRPRQTPPTDSLRTIAAARLLLDNFPHVEAYWVVLGEDTTSVALHFGADDVNGTLEDERIQHMAGAQTPAGLAREHLLRMIHDAGKTAVERDALYNVVQIWN; via the coding sequence GTGCGCTTCGCGGATCCGCGCCTGCAGCCGCTGTGGGAGAAGCTCAGCCGCGGCGAGCGTCTGGGCCGTGAGGACGGCCTGACGCTGTTCGAGACGGACGACCTGCTCGGGGTGGGGCGCCTCGCCGATTGGGCCAAAGCCCAGCGCGAGGGCGATCGCGTTTACTTCGTCATCAACCGCCACATCACCCCGACCAACGTGTGCGTGCTGTCCTGCGCCTTCTGTGACTTCGCCCGCAAGAAAGGCGCGGCCGGCGCCTACGAGCACACCATCGAGGACATGGTGGCCATGGTCCGCGAAGGAGTCCGCGAGGTGCACATCGTGGGCGGCCATCACCCGGACTGGCCCTTCGAGTACTACGAGCGCATGATCGGCGGCATCCACGCGGCCCATCCCGGCGTGCAGATCAAGGCCTTCACGGCCGCCGAGATCGACTACTTCTGGCGGCGCTGGAAGCTCGAGCCCAAGGAGACGCTGACTCGGCTCAAGGCGGCAGGGCTCATGTCCATGCCTGGCGGCGGCGCCGAGATCTTCTCACCACGCCTGGCCCGCGCGCTTCGCTACACCGGCAAGGCCGACGCCGACCGGTGGTGCGAGATCCACGGCATCGCCCACGCGCTGGGCATCCCCACCAACGCCACTATGCTCTACGGCCACGTGGAGACGATGGCCGAGCGCGTGGACCATCTGCTCCGGCTCCGCGAGCAGCAGGACGCCTCGGGCGGCTTCCTCACCTTCGTTCCCCTCGCCTACCAGGTCGGGACGACCCGGCTGCGGCCGCGGCAGACGCCGCCCACGGACAGCCTGCGCACCATCGCCGCCGCCCGGCTGCTGCTGGACAACTTCCCGCACGTCGAGGCCTACTGGGTCGTCCTCGGCGAAGACACCACGTCGGTCGCGCTGCATTTCGGGGCCGACGATGTCAACGGCACGCTGGAAGACGAGCGTATCCAGCACATGGCCGGGGCCCAGACCCCGGCCGGACTGGCCCGCGAGCACCTGCTGCGGATGATCCACGACGCCGGCAAGACCGCGGTCGAGCGCGACGCGCTCTACAACGTCGTCCAGATCTGGAATTGA